A window of Polyangia bacterium contains these coding sequences:
- a CDS encoding ABC transporter substrate-binding protein, translated as MLLNEAPIKRVDPRFTLGSWDVKISRLVAPGLVSVDNAEARPLLALAESIDAESELSYLVTVRADARFADGRAVDADDVQYTFSSVRDPALGSPYRKAWNEILAGVDVVSPQKVRFRLQRPRAPFLTDLDFGIVDRRRAEPQDDAVRAAVRAGAPLPPFDPAAEPQGAGPFRVAARAADRLELERNPFARVPPTIDRVVVRTIRDDNARFLALMGRSGDLIQNGIPPQVLETFEKDPRLTVSYGKSAMLTYIGFNLSAPGTSDVRVRQAIACAINRPQIIAAKLRGHAVLATGMLDPSNVAYSGDVTRWTYDPARARRLLDEAGYPDPDGDGPLPRLRLTWKTSAQRFRVALAQVIARQLLDVGIEIDVRPFDLATFIDDVNKGNFQLLSLQVTDVIEPDMLRPFFHSSRIPTAETHYDGKNRFHYKNRAVDSWLDQAAAVRDLAARRPLYAQVQRALADDLPMLPLWHEDNVVAARRTVRGYRVSPTAGLGGLTRATKEKQR; from the coding sequence GTGCTGCTGAACGAAGCGCCCATCAAGCGCGTCGATCCGCGCTTCACGCTGGGATCATGGGACGTGAAGATCTCCCGCCTGGTGGCTCCGGGGCTGGTCAGCGTCGACAACGCCGAGGCGCGCCCGCTGCTGGCCCTGGCCGAATCGATCGACGCCGAGAGCGAGCTTTCGTATCTGGTCACGGTGCGCGCCGATGCCCGTTTCGCTGACGGTCGCGCCGTCGACGCGGATGACGTGCAGTACACCTTCTCGTCGGTCCGCGATCCGGCGCTGGGCAGCCCCTACCGCAAGGCGTGGAACGAGATCCTGGCCGGCGTCGACGTGGTGTCGCCGCAGAAGGTGCGCTTTCGCCTGCAGCGGCCGCGGGCCCCGTTTCTGACCGACCTCGATTTCGGCATCGTCGATCGCCGGCGCGCCGAGCCGCAGGACGACGCCGTGCGCGCCGCAGTCCGCGCCGGCGCGCCGCTGCCACCGTTTGATCCCGCCGCCGAACCGCAAGGCGCCGGACCGTTTCGGGTGGCGGCGCGCGCCGCGGATCGTCTGGAGTTGGAGCGAAATCCCTTCGCCCGGGTGCCACCGACCATCGACCGTGTGGTCGTGCGCACCATCCGCGACGACAATGCGCGCTTTCTGGCGCTGATGGGACGCTCCGGCGATCTGATCCAAAACGGCATTCCGCCGCAGGTGCTGGAGACGTTCGAGAAAGATCCGCGCCTGACCGTCAGCTACGGCAAAAGCGCCATGCTGACCTACATCGGCTTCAACCTGAGCGCGCCCGGCACGTCGGACGTGCGCGTGCGCCAGGCCATCGCTTGCGCCATCAACCGGCCGCAGATCATCGCGGCCAAGCTGCGCGGGCACGCGGTGCTGGCGACGGGCATGCTTGATCCCTCGAACGTCGCGTACAGCGGCGACGTCACGCGGTGGACCTACGATCCGGCGCGGGCGCGGCGCCTCTTGGACGAAGCGGGTTATCCCGATCCCGATGGTGACGGCCCGCTGCCGCGTTTGCGTCTGACCTGGAAGACCAGCGCGCAACGGTTTCGCGTGGCCCTGGCCCAGGTGATCGCCCGCCAGTTGCTGGACGTGGGGATCGAGATCGACGTGCGGCCGTTCGATCTGGCGACGTTCATCGACGACGTGAACAAGGGAAATTTCCAGCTGCTGTCGCTGCAGGTGACCGACGTGATCGAACCCGACATGCTGCGCCCGTTCTTTCATTCGTCGCGCATCCCCACCGCGGAGACGCACTATGACGGCAAGAATCGGTTTCACTACAAGAACCGCGCCGTCGATAGCTGGCTGGATCAAGCGGCGGCCGTGCGCGATCTGGCGGCGCGCCGTCCGCTGTACGCGCAGGTGCAGCGGGCGCTGGCCGACGATCTGCCGATGCTGCCGCTGTGGCACGAGGACAACGTGGTGGCGGCGCGCCGGACCGTACGCGGCTATCGCGTCAGCCCGACGGCGGGCCTGGGCGGCCTCACCAGGGCGACGAAAGAAAAACAGCGCTAA
- the dacB gene encoding D-alanyl-D-alanine carboxypeptidase/D-alanyl-D-alanine-endopeptidase, which yields MTLALTLALAWALDGVASAQMSKRPLAPAPTTAAAATSTAPPPVNAPLPPTATPPAAPPAAAEPEVLVGKPSGRPVLANAARPPTAADLPKPPPKDPAARREWLRTQLDEVFGAPSLAKAKVGVMVVEADTGRKVYARSDKTLLNAASNVKIVTSAAALGMLGPEYRWKTTLSAAVPASGPLLGPGGELGGDLYVRGFGDPTLTTQDLNAMIADLASLGLRKIAGGVVVDETFFDHAHVGPAYDQKNESYASRAPSSAASLNNNVVAVTIVPGPSPGVPARVLLEPASPYFTVSGRIVSSGEGPAAHTVETQDDGHGHTVIVVGGRVRAGGEAHTLLRRVVDPPAYLGNTLRQLLDRRGISVGKPVRVAAAPAQGLRILSTHESAPLGVAAHDLNKRSNNFAAEQVLRTLGAEVVGRPGSWDHGLEAVARYLVTAGVARGSYQMTNGSGLYESNRFSAEQITQVLRAATRDFRISAEFLASLAVAGTDGTIAHRMTGTLAERFVRAKTGTLATASCLSGIAGSPGHIPLIFSVLMNDVASAGEARRLQDRAAELLVAYLEAE from the coding sequence GTGACGCTGGCCCTGACGCTGGCACTGGCATGGGCGCTTGACGGTGTTGCGTCGGCGCAAATGTCCAAGCGTCCGCTGGCTCCCGCGCCGACGACAGCGGCGGCGGCGACCTCCACCGCGCCACCGCCGGTGAACGCGCCACTGCCACCGACGGCGACACCCCCGGCGGCGCCGCCAGCCGCGGCCGAACCGGAGGTGCTGGTGGGCAAGCCCAGCGGCCGCCCGGTGCTGGCGAACGCAGCGCGCCCGCCGACGGCGGCCGATCTGCCCAAGCCGCCGCCCAAAGATCCCGCCGCCCGCCGCGAGTGGCTGCGCACGCAGCTGGACGAGGTGTTCGGCGCGCCCAGCCTGGCAAAAGCCAAGGTCGGCGTGATGGTGGTGGAAGCAGACACTGGCAGGAAGGTTTACGCACGGTCCGACAAGACGCTGCTCAATGCCGCGTCCAACGTCAAGATCGTCACGTCGGCAGCGGCGCTGGGCATGCTGGGTCCGGAGTACCGCTGGAAGACCACGCTGTCGGCGGCGGTTCCGGCGTCGGGCCCGCTGCTGGGCCCCGGCGGCGAGCTGGGCGGCGATCTTTACGTACGCGGCTTCGGCGATCCCACGCTGACCACGCAGGATCTGAACGCGATGATTGCCGACCTGGCGTCGCTGGGGCTGCGCAAGATCGCCGGCGGGGTGGTGGTCGACGAGACCTTCTTCGATCACGCGCACGTCGGGCCGGCGTACGATCAGAAGAACGAATCGTATGCTTCGCGCGCGCCGTCGTCCGCCGCGTCGCTGAACAACAACGTCGTGGCGGTGACGATCGTCCCGGGGCCCAGCCCCGGCGTGCCGGCGCGCGTGCTGCTGGAACCGGCGTCGCCCTACTTCACCGTCAGCGGCCGCATCGTCTCGTCAGGCGAGGGACCGGCGGCGCACACCGTGGAGACGCAAGACGACGGCCACGGCCACACGGTCATCGTCGTCGGCGGCCGCGTGCGCGCTGGCGGCGAAGCCCACACGCTGCTTCGGCGGGTGGTGGATCCGCCGGCGTATCTGGGGAATACCCTGCGCCAACTTTTGGATCGGCGCGGGATCTCTGTCGGCAAGCCGGTGCGGGTGGCGGCGGCACCAGCACAGGGTCTGCGCATTCTGTCGACGCATGAATCAGCGCCGCTGGGCGTGGCCGCGCACGATCTCAACAAGCGATCGAATAACTTTGCCGCCGAGCAGGTGCTGCGTACGCTGGGGGCCGAGGTGGTGGGCCGGCCGGGCAGCTGGGATCACGGCCTGGAAGCGGTCGCTCGCTATCTGGTCACCGCCGGCGTGGCGCGCGGCAGTTATCAGATGACCAATGGTTCGGGCCTATATGAATCGAACCGTTTCTCGGCCGAGCAAATCACGCAGGTCCTACGGGCGGCGACGCGCGATTTTCGCATTTCTGCCGAGTTTTTGGCCTCTCTGGCTGTGGCCGGCACCGACGGAACCATCGCCCATCGCATGACCGGCACACTGGCCGAGCGATTCGTCAGAGCCAAGACAGGAACGCTGGCCACCGCGAGCTGCCTGTCAGGGATCGCCGGATCGCCCGGCCATATCCCGCTGATTTTCTCGGTGCTGATGAACGACGTGGCCAGTGCGGGTGAGGCCCGTCGTCTCCAGGATCGGGCTGCTGAACTGCTGGTCGCTTATCTCGAAGCGGAATGA
- the gcvT gene encoding glycine cleavage system aminomethyltransferase GcvT: protein MTTETGEPKSATGKGSLPPPKKTPLGEAHRRLGAKMIDFGGWWMPVSYPSGIIEEHRTTRSAVGVFDVCHMGEVHFKGPRAAEAVQRLVTNDVGKLGDGRALYAMSCWPAGGIVDDLIVYRFGAQHFLIVVNAANVSKDVRWFRENVGNWCDLVDASDETGLIAFQGPRAESALQTLTATPLSSLRSFDFVASAEVAGVRASIARTGYTAEDGFELFCASTDAARLWDALVETAGMVGGKPVGLGARDTLRLEGRLSLYGNDLTDETTPLEAGLGWAVKLEVPLFIGHDALAAQRQAGVTRKLAGFVMRGRGVARHGYPILDGGGRVVGEVTSGGPGPTVGKNIGMGYVPAALAEPGVTLVIDCRGKMVEADVVKGPFYRRAPVNQIGGAYAPPAQGKS from the coding sequence ATGACGACCGAGACCGGAGAGCCAAAGTCCGCCACGGGCAAAGGTTCTCTTCCCCCGCCGAAGAAAACCCCGCTGGGCGAGGCGCATCGCCGCCTTGGCGCGAAGATGATCGACTTCGGCGGCTGGTGGATGCCGGTCAGTTACCCGTCGGGGATCATCGAGGAACACCGCACCACCCGCAGCGCGGTGGGCGTGTTCGACGTCTGCCACATGGGCGAGGTGCACTTCAAGGGCCCGCGCGCCGCCGAGGCGGTGCAGCGCCTGGTGACCAATGACGTGGGCAAGCTCGGCGACGGGCGGGCGCTGTACGCCATGTCCTGCTGGCCGGCGGGCGGCATCGTCGACGATCTGATCGTCTATCGCTTTGGCGCCCAGCATTTTCTGATCGTGGTCAACGCCGCCAACGTCAGCAAAGACGTGCGCTGGTTCCGCGAGAATGTGGGCAACTGGTGCGACCTCGTCGACGCGTCGGACGAAACCGGCCTGATCGCCTTTCAGGGTCCACGCGCCGAGAGCGCCCTGCAGACCTTGACCGCGACGCCGCTGTCGTCGTTGCGCTCGTTTGATTTTGTGGCCAGCGCCGAGGTGGCCGGCGTGCGCGCATCGATCGCCCGCACCGGTTACACGGCGGAGGACGGCTTCGAATTGTTCTGCGCCAGCACCGACGCCGCCCGTTTGTGGGACGCTTTGGTCGAGACCGCGGGTATGGTCGGCGGCAAACCGGTGGGCCTGGGCGCGCGCGATACGCTGCGCCTGGAGGGCCGGCTGTCGCTTTACGGCAACGATCTCACCGACGAGACCACGCCGCTCGAGGCGGGTCTTGGCTGGGCGGTCAAGCTGGAGGTGCCGCTGTTCATCGGGCACGACGCGCTGGCGGCGCAGCGACAGGCGGGGGTCACCCGCAAGCTCGCCGGCTTCGTCATGCGCGGGCGCGGCGTCGCCCGGCACGGTTACCCGATCCTCGATGGGGGCGGACGCGTGGTGGGCGAAGTGACGTCCGGCGGCCCCGGCCCCACCGTCGGGAAAAACATCGGCATGGGGTACGTGCCGGCGGCGCTGGCCGAACCAGGCGTCACGCTGGTCATCGATTGTCGGGGGAAGATGGTGGAGGCCGACGTGGTAAAGGGGCCGTTCTACCGACGAGCACCGGTCAACCAAATCGGCGGCGCCTATGCTCCGCCGGCGCAAGGAAAATCATGA
- the gcvH gene encoding glycine cleavage system protein GcvH, with protein sequence MSTLYPDDLLYTKDHEWARVEDRNGGKVATIGITKFAVEQLGDVTQIELPKEGEAVKQAEIFGSVESVKAVSDLFAPLSGKVVKVNSPLGDSPEYVNEDPYDEGWMIQIAIANTDELKGLMDADAYQTFVREQGE encoded by the coding sequence ATGAGCACGCTTTATCCGGACGATCTGCTTTACACCAAGGACCACGAGTGGGCGCGCGTTGAAGACCGCAATGGCGGCAAGGTGGCCACCATCGGCATCACCAAATTCGCCGTCGAGCAGCTGGGCGACGTCACCCAGATCGAGCTGCCCAAGGAAGGCGAAGCGGTCAAGCAAGCCGAGATCTTCGGGTCGGTCGAATCGGTGAAGGCGGTCTCTGACCTGTTCGCCCCGCTGTCGGGCAAGGTCGTGAAGGTGAACTCGCCACTCGGCGATTCGCCCGAGTACGTGAACGAGGATCCCTACGACGAAGGCTGGATGATTCAGATCGCCATCGCCAACACCGACGAATTGAAGGGCCTGATGGACGCCGACGCCTATCAGACCTTCGTGCGCGAACAGGGAGAGTAG
- the hpnC gene encoding squalene synthase HpnC → MIRQILRDGREGVDGPAARAAAMTGALRGPSGRPPIPWLDPPGGPWTVERAYKYCEDFARAHTERFPVASRLVPAEMRPHLIALYAFARSADDFADEPQYEGRRIEALDRWQEELDRCFHGEADHPVFIALADTIEKRDLPLPPLGDMLTAFRMDLDVTRYSTFQALRGYTARSADPVGRLLLSLFGYRQPELFRFADEISTALQLTNFWQDVAADAARGHIYIPAEDLHFFGLTEADVRSLKPSKTMRNLLRFEVARTRALYERGRPLLEMLGNDLRLELTLIWLIGTAILDKIESVDHDVFTQRPEISKRDKALIMARAAKQWASNLDLSALRRLWPSD, encoded by the coding sequence ATGATTCGGCAGATCTTGCGCGACGGGCGGGAGGGCGTGGACGGACCGGCGGCGCGCGCGGCAGCCATGACGGGCGCGCTGCGCGGGCCCAGCGGACGGCCGCCGATTCCCTGGCTGGATCCGCCGGGTGGGCCGTGGACCGTCGAGCGCGCCTACAAATACTGCGAGGACTTCGCCCGCGCCCACACCGAGCGCTTTCCGGTGGCGTCGCGCCTGGTGCCGGCCGAGATGCGGCCGCATCTGATCGCGCTTTACGCTTTCGCCCGCAGCGCCGACGATTTCGCCGACGAGCCGCAGTACGAAGGCCGGCGCATCGAGGCGCTGGATCGCTGGCAAGAGGAACTGGACCGCTGCTTTCACGGCGAGGCCGATCACCCGGTGTTCATCGCCCTGGCCGACACCATCGAGAAGCGCGACCTGCCGCTGCCGCCGCTGGGCGACATGTTGACAGCGTTTCGCATGGACCTCGACGTCACCCGCTACTCGACCTTCCAGGCGCTGCGCGGGTACACGGCGCGCTCGGCCGATCCGGTGGGGCGTCTGCTGTTGTCGCTGTTCGGCTACCGGCAACCGGAGCTGTTTCGTTTCGCCGACGAGATCTCCACGGCGCTGCAGCTGACCAACTTCTGGCAGGACGTGGCCGCCGACGCCGCCCGCGGGCACATCTACATTCCGGCCGAGGATCTGCACTTTTTCGGCCTCACCGAAGCCGACGTGCGGTCGCTCAAGCCCAGCAAGACCATGCGCAATCTCCTGCGCTTTGAAGTGGCCCGCACGCGCGCCCTGTACGAACGCGGGCGGCCGCTGCTGGAAATGCTGGGGAACGACCTGCGCCTGGAGCTGACGCTGATCTGGCTTATCGGCACGGCGATCCTGGACAAGATCGAATCCGTCGACCACGACGTGTTCACCCAGCGCCCGGAGATCAGCAAGCGCGACAAGGCGCTGATCATGGCCCGCGCCGCCAAGCAATGGGCCTCCAACCTGGATCTCAGCGCCCTGCGTCGGTTGTGGCCCAGCGACTGA
- a CDS encoding replication-associated recombination protein A encodes MDLFARAASKDRRGQPLAERMRPRTLGEYVGQQQLLGSGRLLRRALDAKALPSLILWGPPGTGKTTLARLLASEAQARFVAMSAVMAGVKDLREAVAEAAVHRDERGERTVLFIDEIHRFNKAQQDALLPHVEAGTVVLIGATTENPSFEVNAALLSRAKVVVLKALTEDDLRVVIDRALGDGERGLGGLPLDVPDEVRTLLAREARGDARRALTTLEAAAAIAAADAAGRKLITPAVVEEALQRRTILYDKAGDEHYGVVSAFIKSLRGTDPDAAVYWMARMLEAGEDPMFVLRRMVIFAAEDVGNADPQALGVAVAAMEAFRFIGLPEGTLPMTQAVLYLAAAPKSNTAVTAYGAAKADVDAHGGLPVPLHLRNASTPLQKSLGQGDGYKYPHDYEGHFVVEEYLPEALRGRRYYQPSSSGREAEVGARLAALRAKKT; translated from the coding sequence ATGGACCTTTTTGCCCGGGCGGCCAGCAAGGACAGGCGCGGACAGCCGCTGGCGGAGCGGATGCGGCCGCGCACGCTGGGCGAATATGTCGGACAGCAGCAGTTGCTGGGCAGCGGACGTTTGTTGCGCCGGGCGCTGGACGCCAAGGCGCTGCCGTCGCTGATCCTGTGGGGACCGCCGGGCACGGGGAAGACAACCTTGGCGCGGCTTTTGGCCAGCGAGGCGCAAGCGCGGTTCGTGGCCATGTCGGCGGTGATGGCCGGCGTGAAGGATCTGCGCGAGGCCGTCGCCGAGGCGGCCGTTCACCGCGACGAGCGCGGCGAGCGCACGGTGTTGTTCATCGACGAGATCCATCGCTTCAACAAGGCCCAGCAGGACGCTCTTTTGCCGCACGTGGAAGCCGGCACGGTGGTGCTGATCGGCGCGACCACCGAGAACCCATCATTCGAGGTGAACGCGGCGCTGCTGTCGCGGGCCAAGGTGGTCGTGCTGAAGGCATTGACCGAAGACGATCTGCGCGTGGTGATCGATCGCGCCCTCGGCGACGGCGAGCGGGGCCTGGGCGGCTTGCCGCTGGACGTGCCCGACGAGGTGCGCACCCTGCTGGCCCGCGAGGCGCGCGGCGATGCCCGGCGCGCATTGACCACGCTGGAAGCGGCGGCCGCCATCGCCGCCGCCGACGCCGCCGGCCGCAAACTGATCACCCCCGCCGTCGTCGAAGAGGCCTTGCAGCGCCGCACGATCCTCTATGACAAGGCCGGCGACGAACACTACGGCGTGGTCAGCGCGTTCATCAAGAGTCTGCGCGGCACCGATCCGGACGCCGCCGTGTACTGGATGGCGCGCATGCTGGAGGCCGGCGAAGACCCGATGTTCGTCTTGCGCCGCATGGTCATCTTTGCGGCCGAAGACGTGGGCAACGCAGATCCGCAGGCGCTGGGCGTGGCGGTGGCGGCGATGGAGGCGTTTCGTTTCATCGGCCTGCCGGAAGGCACTCTGCCCATGACCCAGGCGGTGCTGTACCTGGCGGCGGCGCCGAAGAGCAACACCGCCGTCACGGCGTATGGCGCGGCCAAGGCCGATGTCGACGCGCACGGCGGGTTGCCGGTGCCGCTGCACCTACGCAACGCCAGCACGCCGCTGCAAAAATCGCTGGGTCAGGGCGACGGATACAAATATCCACACGACTACGAAGGCCACTTCGTCGTCGAGGAATACCTGCCCGAAGCGTTGCGCGGCCGTCGTTACTACCAGCCGTCGTCGTCGGGGCGTGAAGCGGAAGTGGGCGCGCGGCTGGCGGCGCTGCGGGCGAAGAAGACCTGA